In Pseudomonas deceptionensis, a single window of DNA contains:
- a CDS encoding histone deacetylase family protein: MPVPLIYHDDYSPQFPAEHRFPMDKFRLLRDHLVESGLTRDADLLRPELCPVDILALAHDRAYIERYMAGELAREDQRRLGLPWSEALARRTVRAVGGSLLAAEQALEHGLACHLAGGTHHAHYDHPAGFCIFNDLAIISRYMLESGRVNRVLIFDCDVHQGDGTARILEHTPDAITVSLHCEKNFPARKAQSDWDIGLPMGMGDAEYLQVVDEALNYLLPLYQPDLVLYDAGVDVHKDDALGYLKLTDAGVGARDESVMRHCLGRDIPVVGVIGGGYSKDRKALARRHGILHHSAQKVWLSSGCH, from the coding sequence ATGCCTGTACCGTTGATTTACCACGATGACTACAGCCCGCAGTTCCCGGCCGAGCATCGCTTCCCGATGGACAAGTTCCGTCTGCTGCGCGACCACCTGGTCGAGTCCGGGTTGACCCGCGATGCGGACCTGTTGCGCCCCGAACTGTGCCCTGTGGATATCCTTGCGCTGGCCCATGACCGTGCCTATATCGAACGCTATATGGCCGGCGAACTGGCCCGCGAGGATCAACGCCGCCTGGGCTTGCCCTGGAGCGAAGCACTGGCACGGCGAACCGTTCGCGCGGTGGGCGGGTCGCTGCTGGCCGCCGAGCAGGCGCTGGAGCACGGGCTTGCCTGCCACCTGGCCGGCGGCACCCATCACGCGCACTACGATCACCCGGCAGGCTTTTGCATCTTCAATGACCTGGCGATCATCAGCCGCTACATGCTGGAAAGTGGCCGGGTAAACCGGGTGCTGATTTTCGACTGCGATGTGCATCAAGGTGATGGCACGGCACGAATCCTTGAACATACGCCCGATGCGATTACCGTTTCCCTGCACTGCGAAAAGAACTTTCCGGCGCGCAAAGCGCAAAGTGACTGGGACATCGGCCTGCCCATGGGTATGGGCGATGCCGAGTATTTGCAAGTGGTCGACGAGGCGCTCAATTACCTGCTGCCGCTGTATCAGCCGGACCTTGTGCTGTATGACGCCGGGGTCGATGTGCACAAGGACGATGCCCTGGGCTACTTGAAGTTGACCGATGCAGGCGTTGGCGCCCGTGACGAGAGCGTGATGCGCCACTGTCTGGGCCGCGATATTCCAGTGGTCGGGGTGATTGGTGGCGGTTACAGCAAAGACCGCAAGGCCCTGGCGCGCCGGCACGGGATTCTGCATCACAGTGCGCAGAAGGTCTGGCTGTCATCGGGTTGTCATTAA
- a CDS encoding GNAT family N-acetyltransferase: protein MEQIQELESARLHLRPWRDTDLPEFAAMCADPQVMRHFPAPLSRLESAALIGRIRGHFAEYGYGLWALERKDTGAFIGFTGLMNVTLEASFAPAVEIGWRLAPEHWGLGYASEAAWAALRCAFDRLALDQVVSFTSQLNLPSQKVMQAIGMQRDLDGDFEHPRLPQGHPLRSHALYRITRAQWLETLHG, encoded by the coding sequence ATGGAGCAGATTCAAGAGCTCGAAAGTGCCCGTTTGCACTTACGCCCCTGGCGCGACACAGATTTGCCCGAGTTCGCGGCAATGTGTGCCGACCCTCAGGTGATGCGTCATTTTCCTGCCCCCTTGAGCCGTCTTGAAAGTGCAGCGCTGATTGGCCGGATACGCGGTCACTTTGCCGAATACGGCTACGGGCTTTGGGCTCTGGAGCGCAAGGACACAGGTGCCTTTATCGGTTTTACCGGGTTGATGAATGTCACGCTTGAAGCCTCGTTCGCCCCGGCGGTTGAAATCGGCTGGCGCCTGGCGCCCGAACACTGGGGCCTGGGTTATGCCAGCGAGGCGGCCTGGGCGGCGTTGCGCTGTGCCTTTGACCGGCTGGCCCTGGATCAGGTGGTGTCGTTTACGAGCCAACTGAACCTGCCGTCGCAAAAAGTGATGCAGGCCATCGGCATGCAGCGTGATCTGGACGGCGACTTTGAGCATCCAAGGCTACCTCAGGGCCACCCCCTGAGGTCCCATGCGCTGTACCGCATTACGCGGGCACAGTGGCTGGAAACCCTGCACGGCTAA
- the tesB gene encoding acyl-CoA thioesterase II, translated as MSQVLDDLVNLLTLEPIEENLFRGSSQDLGFRQLFGGQVLGQSLSAMSQTVEDARHVHSMHGYFLRPGDASLPVVYQVDRVRDGGSFSTRRVTAIQKGKPIFTSSASFQYDEGGFEHQNPMPDVVGPENLPSELDMIRQRAHLIPESMREKLLCAKPIEFRPVVGEDPFNPQVTDPIKYVWFRADGTLPDSPALHKYLLAYASDFGLLTTSLLPHGKGVWQKDMQVASLDHALWFHADLRADDWLLYAMDSPWAGNSRGFSRGSVYNRAGKLVASVTQEGLIRHRKDWA; from the coding sequence ATGAGCCAAGTGTTGGATGATCTGGTCAATTTGCTGACCCTGGAACCGATCGAAGAGAACCTTTTTCGCGGCAGCAGCCAGGACTTGGGTTTTCGCCAGCTGTTTGGTGGTCAGGTGCTCGGGCAATCGTTGTCGGCCATGAGCCAGACGGTTGAAGACGCCCGCCATGTGCACTCGATGCATGGCTACTTTTTGCGTCCGGGCGATGCCAGCCTGCCCGTGGTGTATCAGGTTGACCGGGTGCGTGACGGCGGCAGCTTCAGCACGCGCCGGGTGACCGCGATTCAGAAGGGCAAGCCGATTTTCACCAGCAGCGCTTCGTTTCAATACGACGAGGGTGGTTTTGAACATCAGAACCCGATGCCCGACGTTGTAGGGCCGGAGAATCTGCCTTCGGAACTCGACATGATTCGCCAGCGTGCGCACTTGATTCCTGAATCGATGCGTGAAAAGTTGCTGTGCGCCAAGCCCATCGAGTTCAGGCCGGTGGTGGGCGAAGACCCGTTCAACCCCCAAGTCACCGACCCGATCAAATACGTGTGGTTCCGTGCAGATGGCACGCTGCCCGACTCGCCGGCGCTGCACAAATACCTGCTGGCCTACGCGTCGGACTTTGGCCTGCTGACCACCTCGTTGCTGCCCCACGGCAAAGGCGTGTGGCAAAAGGATATGCAGGTCGCCAGCCTCGACCACGCGCTGTGGTTCCACGCCGACCTGCGTGCCGATGACTGGTTGCTGTACGCCATGGACAGCCCGTGGGCCGGCAACTCGCGCGGGTTCTCCCGTGGCAGCGTCTACAACCGCGCGGGCAAACTGGTCGCGTCGGTCACACAGGAAGGCTTGATTCGCCATCGCAAGGACTGGGCATGA
- a CDS encoding HAD family hydrolase, which yields MTLKDIKHWVFDMDGTLTVAVHDFDFIREYLEIPAQADILTHLASLPADVSAAKHAWLLEHERELALASTPAPGAVELVRELADRGVRLGILTRNAQELAHITLKAIGIAQYFEAHDVLGRDNAAHKPDPDGLLQLARAWAVEPSRMVMVGDYRFDLDCGRAAGSKTVLVNVPENPWPDLTDWHAKDCFELRQLLG from the coding sequence ATGACTCTCAAGGATATAAAGCACTGGGTTTTCGACATGGATGGCACCTTGACGGTCGCCGTACATGACTTCGATTTTATTCGTGAGTATCTGGAGATTCCCGCGCAGGCAGACATCTTGACCCACCTCGCCAGCTTGCCGGCCGATGTGTCAGCCGCCAAACATGCCTGGTTGCTTGAGCACGAGCGCGAGCTGGCGCTGGCTTCAACCCCGGCGCCAGGCGCTGTCGAGTTGGTGCGTGAGCTGGCCGACAGGGGCGTGCGCCTGGGCATCCTGACCCGCAATGCCCAGGAACTGGCGCATATCACGCTCAAGGCGATAGGCATTGCCCAGTATTTTGAAGCCCACGATGTGCTGGGTCGCGACAATGCAGCGCACAAGCCAGACCCGGACGGCCTGCTGCAATTGGCCCGGGCGTGGGCGGTAGAGCCATCAAGGATGGTGATGGTGGGGGATTATCGTTTTGACCTGGACTGCGGCCGCGCGGCGGGTAGTAAAACCGTACTGGTTAACGTGCCTGAAAACCCGTGGCCGGACCTGACCGACTGGCATGCCAAAGACTGCTTTGAGCTGCGCCAGTTGCTCGGGTAA